The nucleotide window tttcagatgaattagTGGGCATGACAAGGACTAAACCAGTTGAGGCTGAACTAGATGAGAGTGATagagctttattttttttaattctaaagtTTTAAGATTTTGGGAgctatttttataagaaaagtttattttatgtttcggcttctttttattctattttaccttttattttctcatgcACTGGGCACGGGGTTTCCACTAAGCCCCGGGTCTGGGGCGTGACaagggttaatcgttttattcgTACTTGAACTTAGACCCggtttgcatttgagtacctcaatttccaaaatcgttATCATATtcctttaacttcacttttgttaggacaaatggtcctgccattaattttgttaactttttctgttaaatgcaggggcaaaatggtatttttatattaaaaccaaaagaataaataaataatcacatctttaaaataacaataaaatcaaatcaaataaaaaaccaaccaaaaaaaaatcgagttTGGGAAGAGTAGAAATCGGgatagagggggagagagagagtttaattttaattttttattcatattttaatcaatttaatacaaaatgAGGAGAACTACCCcccctcttcttctctttttattcACTACATGCCATGTAAAGAGAAGAACTAAATGAGGTTAGGTTATTAAAATTGGGTGAGCTAggattctattttttttggctGGAAAAAAGAAGCCACCTGGGTTGCCAAACTAAAGGTACATCCGTGGGTAAgctaggattttatttttttttggcttgaaaaaagaagccacctgggctatagcccaggttTGCCAAACTAAAGGAAGGTCTGTGGGTGGgctaggattttatttttttggctggAAAAAAGAAGTAGGTTTGCCAAACTAAAGATCCGTCTCTGTTTCCACTTCAACCCATTTACAATCAAACTATTTTATGACTAAAACACTTCACATTAatgataattttattaaactAAAACACAGTTTTATGAGTCTACTtatggagaaaaacttagttgcaatgagataacactattttgctatcctTATTTCATAAAAGTCTTTCTCCTACTTATGACTATGGTTGCAGCCTGCAATattcttaaaataataaaaaaataaaaaaaataaaaaaagtagctATTCTGAAGGACATTACCTCACTTTTGCTGTATAAATACTCTGCATTTGCAAGCACTGCAATGCACACACAAAAGCTAAGATGGATTCCAGAGAAGTAGCAACTAAGCCACACGCTGTTTGCATTCCATTCCCTTATCAAAGCCATATAAAGGCAATGCTTAAATTTGCAAAGCTCCTCCACCACAGAGGTTTTCATATAACCTTTGTTAACACAGAGTTCAATCACAAGCGCTTTCTTAAATCTCAAGGACCCAATTCCCTTGTTGGCTTGcctgattttcaattcgatGCCTTCCCGGATAGCCTTCCGGATTCAGATGAAGATGCCACACCAGATGCCACCTTGCTTTGTGAATccatcagaaaaaaaaaattcttggcTCCCTTTCATGCCCTCCTTGCAAAACTCAACAATGATGCCATATCAACATCCCACAATCCTCCTGTGACTTGCATAGTTTCAGATGGTTTCATGTCCGCGTTCACAATCACAGCTGCTGAAGAAATCGGAGTCCCTATAGCGTTGTTCTACACTATAGCTGCCTGCAGCTTCATGGGATTTAAACAACTTCGCGCTGTGGTCGAAAAAggactttttccactcaaaggTGAATAACTACGAATTAAAAGCAATTGTTGTTTCTAAACATGCAAATGAAATGTTTcttcaattgaatttcatttgtCTATTGCAGATGAGAGCTGTTTCAAAAATGGCTATCTGGACACCGTAATAGATTGGATCCCAGGAATGAGAGATATCCGTTTAAGGGATCTCCCGACCTTCGCGCGAAACACAAATCTGGATGACACCGGATTTAACTTCATCATGGAAGAAACCGAAAGAGCTCATGAAGCTTCAGCAGTTGTTCTTCATACTTTTCATGCCTTGGAGACAGATGTTTTGGAAGCTCTCTCATCTATGCTTCCCCATGTGTACACCGTTGGCCCTCTTCAATTGCATCTCAATCAGATACCAGAGCACCCTTTGAAAATGGGATACAGTCcatggaaagaagaaactgaATGCCTCGAGTGGCTAAACACCAAGGCACCAAACTCAGTTGTCTATGTGAATTTCGGCAGTGTAGCAGTCGTGACACCAGAACAGCTTGTGGAGTTTGGGTGGGGACTTGCAAATAGCAAGCTTCCATTCTTTTGGGTAATTAGACCTGATCTAGTTGTTGGAGAATCAGCTATTTTGCCGCCTGAGTTTGTGGCTGAAACTAAGGAAAGAAGTCTAATAGCTGGGTGGTGCCCACAAGAGCAAGTCCTCAACCACCCCTCAGTTGGAGGATTTTTAATGCACAGCGGTTGGAATTCAACAGTTGAGAGCCTTACTGCAGGAGTTCCTATGCTCTGTTGGCCATTCTTCGGGGACCAGCAAATGGACTGTCGCTATACTTGCAATGAATGGGGAATTGGCATGGAGATTAGTGATGATGCGAAGAGGGAAGAGGTAGAGAAGCTTATCAAAGAGTTAATGGAGGGAGAGAAGGgtaagaagatgaaaaataaggTCATGGAGTGGAAGAAACTTGCAGAAGAAGCTACTGGTCCACATGGTTCTTCATCCACAAACTTAGACAATTTAGTGAATCAAGTGCTATTGAGAAAAAGTTAAGATGTTTCCATAAGAATATTGATGTTATTAATTATCATTTCCATTGCCATTGTCTCAAATAATCAACTATCTGGCAATATATATGTACTACTGGTCTGTAACCATGATGCGTACTATATCTAGAATTTTATTCTAATTAAGGTTTTACTACGCTTCAGGCCTTCAACTCTAAAGTCTTTATCATTTTTCAGGCAATTGTGCACTAACCATGATGcattatattaataatattttaaatcaatagattaaaaatataaagctATACCTTTTTCCACAAATACCCCCGAGCTTAACGGGTTAACGGGTATTCGTGAATTGACACGACACGACACGATAGCTTAACGGGTGACTAACGGATCAATACGATATCAACATGACACCATAACTCATGCCTGAATACTGAATTTTTCGTGCGAATTCATGTCGTATTAATGGATCGTGCACAATATTGTCTCCTCTAAACTTAGATACTTTAGTCGATTTAAGAAAAAACTAGATGTTATCCATAACCATATCTCTATTATCACTGTTGATATCTCTATTATTACTCTATATAGCGCCCTTATTCATATATGATGTCATACGGAGCCTAATAacatgttttcttattttgttctAAAAAAGTTTTTTGAAAGAAGTAGAGACCagtaaatgaaattaaaaaaaattaaacctcCAAAGCCATATAAAGGCAATGCTTAAATTTGCTGTTTGCATTCCATTCCCTGCTCAAAGCCATATAAAGGCAATGCTTAAATTTGCAAAGCTCCTCCACCATAGAGGTTTTCATATAACCTTTGTTAACACACAGTTCAATCACAAGCGCTTTCTTAAAACTCTAGGATCCAATTCCCTCGATGGCTTGcctgattttcaatttgaagccATCCCGGATAGCCTTCCAGATTCAAATGAAGACACCACACAAgatgtcattaaaaaaataaagttagaccattttcaacaaagaaattatGTGGAAGTTTCTTTAAAACCTTGTATAATTATGTTGGAGATATTGACCTGATGATAAAGCATAATCTCTCATTAATACTTGAATGCTTAatgtgaaagaaagaaacgaaaagaaacaagaaaacacaGACAAGGttaaagaaaagacaaaatcCAAAAGCTTACTTTGTTTCCTCGTctttccaaatccaaatccaaatccaaacgCCACTCAAATCAGTTAGGAAGTTTCTGattgtttatttcatttcatacTACATACAAAGATAACAACAGCTTGagtaaaaaagaacaaaattgatacTTTAAATTAGATGCTTCATTTCAAACCATAGACACTCCTCTAACGTGAGCTTGATTAGGGACAAAACCATTTGAATTAAAGAGTTATTTCACTATAATGTTATTTTTAGTCATTGTACACAACTCACAACACtttcacacaaaaatttaccaaacactcAAAAACTTATTAGTGTACCAACATCACTTTTGATAAAAAGTTGTCAAAAGCCAAACTGCTTTCTTTCACaactgatttctctcacagcaaatctgactataattatttttacatcaCAACAATGCCAAACTAGCTTTGTTTTAGATCCTTATTTCAATTCCTACTTGGTTTAGGATTCCAATTTTAATCTTATTTCCTACCCACTATAAATAAGGCTTTTAGGAAgtgatattattatttgtggCTAGAGAGTGTCTATGAGTGTGGCTCCGAACCAAATTACAAGTGAGTGTGAGGAATTGCTAACAATTCACTATAGAAGtacaagagaaaaaataatttcaagcaCTCCGAAGTTTTCTTTCTACTAACTAGCCAGGTGATGTTGAGGAATTAAGCCCTCTTCAATTATACACCaagcaaagaaaaaccattgttAAATGAAGCAAGGAAATTACATAATATTACAAATGAAACTAAGCTCTAGTGATCTCCATGTGCTCAAAAATCAAACCCGATTGAATGCATCTTCGTGGTTCAATGAATATGGCGCTTTGCATTTCAGATATATTTTATAtgcagagagcttccattgaaggattcctcaaataagttatttgagGAACACCCTTGTAGGGTCCaccattgtatttcactaatgaAGAATAAGGCCATGGAGTGGAAAACACAGGCAGAGGAAGCGACCAATCCACACGATTCTTCGTCCACAAACTTAGACAATTTAGCTAATCAAATGCAATCAAGAAAAATCTAGATGTTCTCTGCATCCACAAACTTAACAAGATCATGCGCTGCAAACCTAGAAGTTATTGGTTCAATGAACTCGCAACATCGCCAAGAAACGAAAGTCCAAGTCTAAAGTCTTTTTGTCTCGATTGATCAAGTAGTTTCCCTGTTGTCTTGATCAACTGATTTTTCTTTGCACAGATATTTGTGGGCGGGTAAGGGTCCAAAAATCTGTGCAGAACTTTAACATTCCTCTATACTAGTCGAAAATTTTACTATCTATCAACCAATTGCAATGACTAACTTCTAGATTTTATTATTACAAAAATTTAATCATAATTTGTAGACTATtagttatttatattattataagtaACAATTTCTACCACAATTTttaccattatttatataatcatAAGTTGACTATCTATCAATCAATGACGAACTTTTCGAAATACTTGACCAACATGAGTGtataaattcaaaaagatttaaaacatGTAATCATATTTTGTTGACTATTAGTGATGTAACAATTTCGACCATATATATAGTCCCCTTCTGTTAAGagattcctcaaataattttatttgaaggacACCCTTTCGAGTAccttacgatttttttttcaacgatccaaaccgTCTAATTTTCAAGTCTTTactcatagatcatccttgtaagaaaatcatacaaattgaaaatcattatgACATCTAATAGAgatcaacaaaatcaataaacacgATGCTTCGAGGGAGTgcttaaatttcaataattttattgaatggtcaaatgatattggattcaagtgattttttttgtagagatgatctttgaatgaatatctacaaaaatagacagtttggattagtgaaataaaataatctgcATTTGCAagttgtaacaccccgactccaaattaaatcctttatttaagttatttaaattatttaagggaaattacaaatttacccttgagataagggaatttttgtcattttcttaaccggagagagtttgggacagTGACTAGTAATTTTGGacaggtcgtactgagacgagttcatagacacgtagtgggatggaatcggagttgtaacgagagagatatggtcaaaagaaacccagtggcataatcgtaattattttgaaattagatttttataaaaattagatttctctctctctctctctctctctccctcccgcgagctctctctctctctctctctctctctctctctctctccccgtcggtctctctctctcctcgaaactccggccaccgaccACGGCTTAGACGGGGCCgataccaaaatgaccggggcTTCGTCCTCTTCTAGCCCCAGCCGACTCCCGCCTCCAGCCGTCGTAgtttcgccggaaaatggagaagaagcggcTGGTGTCGTCCGAACTTTATCGCcatcgatctccctcctccggccaccgattCCGACGAGCAAGGTGtggtttctcacctacttttcatgctctagctgcctgttgggtaggattcgatcgattcttagcgtaggcaattcgattttcgaattgaaattcggtcagttttgggatcgcgattccggccacctccggtcagtttttggggtaggtccaagaacaaaagtggctccaaatagggtgttatacctagggtaggagtttggagccgtggttttgagattttccggcgacgcgttatcgctttgggcacccagcgCTGCCGGCGTGTGTgacggcgcgtgggcgagggtagtgGAGTTCTActgtgtctcgatgagatccttaggttgtcatgagtgcgtaggatttcacggatctcaattcggacgtcgtttgactatctaACAGACGATCGCatattgcgcgttatccgagttcgataggttgggacttTTGggtggtcccaaatttaatatatgttaatctaggtatttctaggatagCGTagaaattcacggatcgtgaatcggagccccggatgtttcgatttaataatttaaagtttatgttttatattaaccgtcagatcgtgcgattgtgagcgatccgaccgtccgatctgaaccaaacttgcaggacgagtgtcctataccttatagaacccataggaactttcggatcggaatttggaggtcatGGGCCCCGTaggcccgtttgaccagggttatgatagtttgacccttggttgaccgtgagtcttctgGAGTAGTCTCACCTTTTCacggggattatcgggtgctagactgTTGTTGAgatttacacaatattagaattaaattatatatttatatatgtttgtaaaggtataaaaagagtctagaatgtcagtttgaagtgctatacgcactaccttatGCACATCCCCGGATTTTGGTTACACTACACGTACCACcctgtgaaagttaggtcccacgtggcgtaggttatccggcgtgcggaCAGACCTCATACATGGCATTGGTAGtatcggcgtatggggagattacgtgataatatgttgaggtagcacgtggcgtaggttatccggcgtatCGACAGACCtcatatgtggcgttggttgtaccggcgtatggggagatttgtgatatgatgtgcaggtctcgcatggcgtaggttatccagcgttgagacagaccccctacgtggcgttggttgtaccggcgtatggggagatattatgatattatgttgttgaagAACTAACAAGTCTTTAGAGAtacaattttaaattgaagtcaaaattcaatgaaaggaaaaaaaaaaggtcaaacaAACAAAGCCAGAAAGCCTATTTCTTCATCCTCAGAATAGAAGCTTCTTGTCAAAACCTAACCCTATCAGCACTTTTGAATCCAATAAATAACATGGACACATATACAAACaatgaatatatatttccCAATCAAATTGGTGTGACAAACCAGAAACACAAACACATGGatcaaagaaaggaaaatttgATGAAATCAATCTCTACTATGCTGATCATTCTTCTTTGTGCCGCAAATATAACATAATCACAataaacatatatacacaGATGTATATGTTGTCATTCTGATATATTTCAATATCTTGAAGAATGACCTACTGGAATTTCTAAGCATTGGATGTCACAAAATAGGTAATGTAGAGACTATAAATGACACATACAATTTCCCTTCtttggatgaaaaaaaaaacaactggAAACACAAACTTCAATTGCATAAATCGCCAAAACCATAAAGGGACGGGaataaaaccataataaacTAGCAATACAACAACACTAAAATGCCAATACAAAACCACTAAATTGGCAATACAATAGcaaaaaaagcaataaaaCATCAATAAAACATCAATAACAACAGCAAAACAATAGCAAAACAACAGAATCCCAAATCAAACGCAAGAATCAAtccacaaagaacaaacccattcaATGTTTCAAACAAGGAATCATCAAAATAAGACAATTTCAAAGAAACCCCTCAACCCTAAATCAATTTCAGAGACACCTaaaccaaaatttcagacaaacccctaaaccctaaatcaatttcagagaaatccCTAATCCAATTTCAGATACccttaaaccctaaaccaatttcaaagaaacccctaaaccaatttcatagaaacccataaaccctctaaaccaacttcagagaaacccctaaaccaattcaAATTGACGATGAACAGTACCTTTTGCAAGTGAACGATGGAAGAGGAAGACCACTgcatcagagagagagagagagagagagagagagagaactacaTGAGAGAGAGTTGCGCAAGAGAGATCGAGAGCTTCACGCGGTGGTGAAAGATAGAAGAGAGATTGAGAGCTGACtgaagagagagtgagacCTCAGCGACAAAGAGAGCTGCACGatagagagagtgagaggcACGATAAAGATGACAATTTCAGCAAAAGTGATATGCGTgcaataagtggacaataaatatatatttataggtgatagttgCAAAATTTTTGGAGAGAGGTGgtattttcagttaaaattataaaaagggTGGTATTTAGAGCTATTTCCATATAATATACCAGTTCCCCTTCACTTCTTCTCACCTCAATTTATCTGACAACTTTCGTCTCTCTCTGGCTATCTTATCTCCATAGACTTGTGTGGAGGGGAAAATACAGAGAGCCAAAACAAGACACATTGAAAAGTGGCTCAGTTTTGCTTTATAAATAATCCGCATTTGCAAGCACCGCAATGCACACACAAAAGCTAAGATGGATTCCAAAAAAGTAGCTACTAAGCCACATGCTGTTTGCATTCCAGTTACTGCTCAAAGTCATATAAAACCAATGCTTAAATTTGCAAAGCTCCTCCACCACAGAGGATTTCATATAACCTTTGTTAACACAGAGTTCAATCACAAGCACTTTCTTAAATCTCTAGGACCCAATTCCCTTGATGGCTTGcctgattttcaattcgaagcCATCCCGAATAGCCTTCCGGATTCAGATGAAGATGCCACACAAGATGTCACCTTGCTTTGTGAATCcgtcagaaaacaaaatttattggCTCCCTTTCATGCCATCCTTGCAAAACTCAACAATGATGCCATATCAACATCCAGTAATCCTCCTGTTGTAGAATTGTAAGTAGTGAGCCTGATTTACTTTTAAGCCTAGAGTGTTAATTGTGTATTCACTTAGTCttagaaaatgacaagtgTAAGGCTTCAAACATGTAAAGGCTAAAATAGCCAAGAGCTAGAATTAAAACAGATGGATGGCTGAGATTCACTTATGCTTGTGTGAATCCAGCTAAGAGCTAACGGTCATGTAGTACATGTTGTGTGAGCTCATTTTCATATATAGAGAATATACAAAAGCCTTGCTCAC belongs to Prunus persica cultivar Lovell chromosome G4, Prunus_persica_NCBIv2, whole genome shotgun sequence and includes:
- the LOC109949027 gene encoding 7-deoxyloganetin glucosyltransferase-like; protein product: MDSREVATKPHAVCIPFPYQSHIKAMLKFAKLLHHRGFHITFVNTEFNHKRFLKSQGPNSLVGLPDFQFDAFPDSLPDSDEDATPDATLLCESIRKKKFLAPFHALLAKLNNDAISTSHNPPVTCIVSDGFMSAFTITAAEEIGVPIALFYTIAACSFMGFKQLRAVVEKGLFPLKDESCFKNGYLDTVIDWIPGMRDIRLRDLPTFARNTNLDDTGFNFIMEETERAHEASAVVLHTFHALETDVLEALSSMLPHVYTVGPLQLHLNQIPEHPLKMGYSPWKEETECLEWLNTKAPNSVVYVNFGSVAVVTPEQLVEFGWGLANSKLPFFWVIRPDLVVGESAILPPEFVAETKERSLIAGWCPQEQVLNHPSVGGFLMHSGWNSTVESLTAGVPMLCWPFFGDQQMDCRYTCNEWGIGMEISDDAKREEVEKLIKELMEGEKGKKMKNKVMEWKKLAEEATGPHGSSSTNLDNLVNQVLLRKS